The Synechocystis sp. PCC 7509 genome includes a window with the following:
- a CDS encoding iron uptake porin, producing the protein MLNKQLFLLLSSISILFCAAPAVWAEALIKVNSEQLPVETQIVDNNSSLEQKLRTQLRQEVLTNSSIDPTLSAQSDLNSTQETIEQVTSVSQLSDVQPTDWAFQALQSLVERYGVIAGYPDGTYRGNRSMTRYEFAAGLNAALDRISELIASGTANTVKREDLETLQRLQQEFATELASVRGRVDNLEAQVAELESNKFTSSTTILGGEVVVAVSQAFGGGPPGTGESNTILTHLTRLQTVSTFTGKDRLRLELAAGNFDGLGFANRDIFNTNAALLSFQTATDNQIQLSTLEYRFAAFGDRAVFTIRPVGFSLSSVLTANSPYFDAGRGAISRFGEAPPIFKIGNLDAGIGADFLVSRNTRIQLAYGANNANNPDNGFVFGRRSHAAAAQLLFTPAPSVLTGLSYVYGYSPDGRLNTFTGSAIADASGFINQSSNIHALSGTLQWRLTPQLTFATWGGIVGTYAAQTDAFAVSTNYLFSLGYSDPFGREGDLFAVLFGQPPKLIDIGDTSASTGLADEATSLHLEAFYRLLVNDNISITPGFFLVTNPGNIDNNNTIYVGTIRTTFRF; encoded by the coding sequence GTGTTAAATAAACAGCTTTTTTTACTTTTATCAAGTATATCAATATTATTTTGTGCTGCCCCCGCAGTATGGGCAGAAGCATTAATCAAAGTAAACTCGGAGCAACTACCAGTAGAAACACAAATTGTTGATAATAACAGTTCGTTAGAGCAAAAATTAAGAACGCAATTGCGTCAAGAAGTTTTAACCAATTCATCAATAGATCCAACTTTATCTGCTCAAAGCGATCTCAATTCAACTCAAGAGACAATCGAACAAGTCACATCAGTATCGCAACTATCTGACGTACAACCTACAGATTGGGCATTTCAAGCTTTGCAATCGCTAGTAGAAAGGTATGGAGTAATTGCCGGATACCCCGACGGAACTTATCGGGGAAACCGCTCTATGACGCGCTACGAGTTTGCGGCGGGACTAAATGCGGCATTAGACAGAATTAGCGAATTAATTGCTTCTGGTACAGCTAATACCGTCAAACGCGAAGACTTGGAAACTCTACAAAGACTGCAACAAGAATTTGCAACCGAACTTGCCAGCGTGCGCGGTCGAGTTGATAACTTAGAAGCGCAAGTAGCAGAACTTGAATCTAATAAATTTACTTCCTCTACCACCATCTTAGGCGGAGAAGTAGTAGTTGCCGTCTCTCAAGCCTTTGGCGGCGGCCCCCCCGGAACGGGAGAATCTAATACTATCCTTACTCATCTGACGCGGTTGCAGACCGTTTCTACCTTTACGGGTAAAGATCGCTTGCGCCTCGAATTAGCGGCAGGAAATTTTGACGGATTAGGCTTTGCTAACCGAGATATCTTTAATACCAACGCCGCTTTATTATCTTTTCAAACCGCTACCGATAATCAGATTCAATTATCAACATTAGAGTATCGCTTTGCGGCTTTTGGCGATCGCGCCGTGTTTACAATTAGACCAGTAGGTTTTAGTCTAAGCAGCGTCCTCACCGCTAATTCTCCTTATTTTGATGCTGGGAGAGGAGCAATATCTCGCTTTGGAGAGGCTCCGCCAATATTTAAAATTGGTAACTTAGATGCAGGGATTGGGGCGGACTTCTTGGTTAGTAGAAATACACGCATTCAACTTGCTTATGGTGCTAATAATGCCAATAATCCAGACAATGGGTTTGTATTTGGTCGACGTTCTCATGCGGCGGCGGCTCAATTACTATTTACCCCAGCCCCTAGCGTCCTGACGGGACTTAGTTATGTGTACGGCTACTCCCCGGACGGTCGATTAAACACTTTTACCGGAAGTGCGATCGCTGATGCTTCAGGTTTTATTAATCAAAGCTCTAATATTCATGCTTTGAGTGGAACTTTGCAATGGCGTTTGACACCACAATTAACTTTTGCAACCTGGGGCGGTATTGTGGGTACTTATGCTGCTCAAACTGATGCTTTTGCGGTTAGCACCAACTATCTATTTTCTCTTGGTTACTCTGACCCCTTTGGCAGAGAAGGAGATTTATTCGCTGTTTTGTTTGGGCAACCTCCCAAATTGATTGACATTGGCGATACTTCGGCATCTACCGGGCTTGCTGACGAAGCGACATCATTGCATCTTGAAGCTTTTTATCGCCTCCTGGTAAATGACAATATTTCCATTACTCCAGGCTTTTTTCTAGTTACAAATCCTGGAAATATCGACAATAATAATACTATTTACGTTGGCACAATTCGCACTACTTTCCGCTTCTGA
- a CDS encoding S1 family peptidase: MLSIKQCTVTALSGILLGIGASPSMAALSIAEVNSIARQTTVLIAPGLTPQLKSEIENNRNNPLAEKRNPEGVWNPGSGVIIAVEGKNYYVLTVAHNFFQRHLDTKSYWEQSGGAPYYGIRTSDGEVHVVRPVDDKRGCPLQGKPELGVLLRYGCRDRFIPGTNTVDRLAGKDDVKGTDLAIVTFTSDKNYPIASIGDANAVKLGDTVYISGWPDPEKELDTDTGKCRNKVARRQRRLAWGPVTGKVNPENPDTLGYSIFYTDNTRVGMSGGPVFDSNGRVIGSHGQGRLGKPKCGSSVALETATPESGARLESEANAAAANGSDFSSLQKRFSSSQNVNFFLSLINRDGVKLSFNLKAPSEQAIKKGLRSNEINELAQASGKVEFDASADALSDPQDVVKDIYKAYSFQLGNLLRDCPSGGVGSVLLGDRDSNCSGL; this comes from the coding sequence ATGCTGTCTATTAAACAATGTACAGTTACAGCTTTAAGTGGGATTTTATTAGGGATAGGGGCAAGTCCGTCAATGGCGGCTCTTTCTATTGCTGAAGTAAATTCTATTGCTAGGCAAACTACGGTATTAATTGCCCCAGGACTTACCCCACAATTAAAATCAGAAATCGAAAATAACCGCAATAACCCCCTCGCTGAAAAACGCAACCCGGAAGGAGTATGGAATCCAGGATCGGGAGTCATTATTGCCGTTGAAGGAAAGAACTATTACGTGTTGACCGTTGCCCATAATTTCTTTCAAAGACACTTAGATACAAAATCTTATTGGGAACAATCCGGCGGCGCTCCCTACTATGGTATTCGCACAAGCGATGGAGAAGTTCATGTAGTTAGACCTGTAGACGACAAGCGCGGTTGTCCGCTTCAAGGTAAACCAGAATTGGGAGTGCTTTTGCGTTACGGTTGCCGCGATCGCTTTATTCCCGGTACAAATACCGTTGACCGCTTGGCAGGGAAAGACGACGTAAAAGGTACAGATTTAGCGATCGTTACTTTTACAAGCGATAAAAATTATCCCATTGCCTCTATCGGCGATGCTAATGCTGTCAAACTTGGAGACACAGTTTACATTTCTGGCTGGCCTGACCCAGAAAAAGAATTAGATACTGATACTGGTAAATGTCGTAATAAAGTAGCTAGGCGGCAACGGCGTTTAGCTTGGGGACCCGTGACCGGAAAAGTCAACCCTGAAAATCCTGATACTCTGGGATATAGTATTTTTTATACCGATAATACTCGTGTAGGCATGAGTGGCGGGCCTGTATTTGACAGCAACGGGCGAGTAATTGGCAGTCACGGACAAGGCAGATTAGGTAAACCAAAATGTGGTAGTAGCGTTGCTCTAGAAACTGCCACCCCAGAGTCGGGAGCAAGGTTAGAATCTGAAGCTAATGCCGCCGCCGCGAATGGTTCGGATTTTAGCAGTTTGCAAAAACGATTTAGTAGTTCTCAAAATGTTAATTTCTTTTTGAGTTTGATCAATCGAGACGGTGTAAAATTATCCTTCAATCTCAAAGCTCCTTCAGAACAAGCAATTAAAAAAGGACTAAGAAGCAATGAGATTAATGAGCTTGCCCAAGCAAGCGGTAAAGTAGAATTTGATGCTAGTGCTGATGCTTTGTCCGATCCCCAAGATGTTGTCAAAGATATCTATAAAGCTTACTCATTTCAACTCGGTAACTTGCTTAGAGATTGCCCATCTGGGGGGGTTGGCAGCGTTTTGTTAGGCGATCGCGATTCTAATTGTAGCGGTTTGTAA
- a CDS encoding COP23 domain-containing protein, protein MKFSLVLVAVSCSGVFLNLPSLAGTRPLENKPGFWCDTSGTYPITKYQNKKNVQQLWIGWTSTLLSASGYNPVSRCEQVSRRFEEYRSTGKLAIITTSTINNQPVICTGNAPGHCTGLLYTLKPGESAVEAINSIRNLAQNKAGAQIRYESEDDTFEQDIPYVDVRGLIDIGDPPMVIMPLKRDRTLPPPVQKNDDGY, encoded by the coding sequence ATGAAATTTTCCCTAGTCCTTGTTGCGGTTTCCTGTAGTGGAGTATTTCTGAACTTACCAAGTCTTGCCGGAACTCGCCCGCTAGAAAACAAGCCGGGTTTTTGGTGCGATACTTCTGGTACTTACCCAATTACAAAATATCAAAACAAAAAAAATGTGCAGCAACTATGGATTGGTTGGACTTCTACGCTGTTATCCGCCTCCGGCTACAATCCTGTCAGTCGCTGCGAACAAGTAAGCCGACGCTTTGAGGAGTATCGCAGTACAGGCAAATTGGCGATTATTACTACTAGCACAATTAACAATCAGCCAGTAATTTGTACAGGCAATGCTCCTGGTCATTGTACCGGATTGCTTTATACTCTCAAGCCTGGAGAATCTGCCGTTGAAGCTATTAACTCGATTAGAAATTTGGCACAAAACAAAGCTGGGGCGCAGATTCGCTATGAAAGCGAGGATGATACCTTTGAGCAAGATATTCCCTACGTAGATGTACGGGGATTAATCGATATAGGCGATCCACCTATGGTCATTATGCCGCTAAAACGCGATCGCACTTTACCGCCACCAGTCCAAAAAAACGACGATGGTTATTAA
- a CDS encoding S1 family peptidase: MKYLQVLAIASLLITLPLLVLASVSDVATGHQLNLTTRRPAVADSVTEIARQVTVRIVTNPGVGAGVIIARHGQTYTVLTCDHVVADSKDDNYQVLTVDGNRHKALRRQSIKFGNVDLALVEFRSNLAYQVATIGDSKTLKVGETVYASGFPNWHWINKLTIENTRTWGFLAFRVTTGNVELLLNKSLPRGYRLGYTNDIENGMSGGPVLNSKGQVIGINGRLKYPFQGIESYIFADGSIPSQAFFEQMTALSWAIPISTVSQQLGAI, translated from the coding sequence GTGAAGTATTTACAAGTATTGGCGATCGCATCATTATTGATAACATTACCCTTATTGGTATTGGCATCGGTAAGCGATGTCGCCACTGGTCATCAACTTAATTTAACAACACGTCGTCCCGCCGTTGCCGATTCCGTCACCGAAATTGCCCGCCAAGTGACAGTAAGAATTGTTACAAATCCCGGCGTAGGTGCGGGAGTAATTATTGCTCGTCACGGGCAAACTTATACAGTTTTGACCTGCGATCACGTTGTCGCCGATAGTAAAGACGATAATTACCAAGTTTTAACCGTCGATGGGAATAGGCACAAAGCGCTACGGCGGCAGTCAATAAAATTTGGCAATGTAGATTTAGCCCTAGTAGAGTTTAGGAGTAATTTAGCCTATCAAGTTGCCACTATCGGCGACTCTAAAACTCTAAAAGTAGGCGAAACGGTGTATGCTTCAGGATTTCCTAATTGGCACTGGATTAATAAACTAACTATTGAAAATACCCGCACGTGGGGCTTTTTAGCCTTTCGCGTCACCACAGGAAATGTAGAATTATTGCTAAACAAATCCTTGCCTAGAGGCTACCGTCTTGGCTACACCAATGATATAGAAAACGGCATGAGTGGGGGTCCAGTCTTAAATAGTAAAGGTCAAGTAATTGGCATTAACGGGCGCTTAAAATATCCCTTTCAAGGTATAGAGTCTTACATCTTCGCTGATGGAAGTATCCCATCCCAGGCGTTTTTTGAGCAGATGACCGCCCTAAGTTGGGCAATTCCGATTAGTACAGTTTCTCAGCAGTTGGGGGCGATTTAA
- a CDS encoding COP23 domain-containing protein, whose translation MKTIWSIPILTAALSLSATLPLLAQGANQGEKTIFECVKEQSSGNIATIAKRGNRTSTPLIVWTATLNSDANGGLYTPERRCNAVAKRLTNLVSTLGQGSLRNLLLDYKPVNKEVAICVYHTAQAQCTTDNVVFTLKPENRVIASQILASLKEFSEKGSGSPIFESEDDANIAPTQAVSLEAWSERAFKAN comes from the coding sequence ATGAAGACAATTTGGAGTATACCAATTTTGACTGCTGCATTGAGTTTAAGTGCAACGCTGCCGTTATTAGCTCAAGGAGCAAACCAAGGGGAAAAAACAATTTTTGAATGCGTGAAAGAACAAAGTAGTGGCAACATTGCCACGATTGCCAAACGAGGAAATAGAACCTCAACCCCGCTCATTGTTTGGACTGCAACCCTTAATTCTGATGCCAATGGAGGTTTGTATACCCCAGAGAGACGCTGTAATGCCGTTGCTAAACGCTTAACAAATTTAGTATCAACTTTAGGACAAGGTAGTTTAAGAAACTTACTACTTGATTACAAGCCTGTAAACAAAGAAGTAGCAATCTGCGTTTACCATACAGCCCAAGCTCAATGTACTACCGATAACGTTGTCTTTACGCTCAAACCCGAAAATAGAGTGATCGCTTCTCAAATTCTCGCTTCCTTAAAAGAGTTTAGCGAAAAAGGTTCCGGTTCACCAATTTTTGAATCGGAAGACGATGCCAACATAGCGCCCACTCAAGCGGTTAGTCTAGAAGCTTGGAGCGAAAGAGCATTCAAAGCTAACTAA
- a CDS encoding polyribonucleotide nucleotidyltransferase has translation MIEIDRSISFDGRDIRLKVGLLAPQAGGSVLVQSGDTAVLVTATRSTAREGIDFLPLTVDYEERLYAVGRIPGGYLRREGRPPEKSILASRLIDRPMRPLFPSWLRDDLQIVATTLSMDELVPPDILAVTGASLATLLAKIPFNGPMAAVRVGLVGDDFIINPTYAEIEAGELDLVVAGSPDGVLMIEAGANQLPERDIIEAIDFGYEAVRDLIQAQLDLIAEMGIERVTEVPPQEDQTLLNFISDRATDKVKEILGRFEKDKNVRDAALDEVKKSIVEEIAALPEDDSVRVATQTNSKALGNNFKALTKKLMRRQIIEDGVRVDGRKLDEVRPVSCRIDLLPKRVHGSGLFNRGLTQVLSACTLGTPGDAQTLLDDLQPDLQKKRYLHHYNFPPFSVGETKPLRAPGRREIGHGALAERSILPVLPSKEDFPYVIRVVSEILSSNGSTSMGSVCGSTLALMDAGVPISKPVSGAAMGLIKEGDEVRVLTDIQGIEDFLGDMDFKVAGTDAGITALQMDMKISGLPIETIAKAIEQARPARQHILEKMLEVIDKPRSETSPFAPRLLTIKIDSELIGLIIGPGGKTIKGITEETGAKVDIEDDGTVTISAIDESKAKKARNIIQGMTRKLNEGDVYIGRVTRIIPIGAFIEFLPGKEGMVHISQLAEHRVAKVEDELTIGDEVVIKIREVDNKGRINLTRLGIHPDEATAARASAAVNR, from the coding sequence ATGATAGAGATTGATAGGTCAATATCCTTTGATGGACGGGATATTAGACTGAAGGTTGGTCTATTGGCTCCTCAAGCTGGTGGCTCAGTTTTAGTGCAATCTGGAGATACCGCAGTCCTCGTAACCGCGACGCGCTCCACCGCCAGAGAGGGCATTGATTTTTTACCATTAACTGTAGATTACGAAGAAAGACTGTATGCTGTCGGTCGGATTCCGGGAGGATATTTGCGTCGCGAAGGTCGTCCCCCAGAAAAGTCAATTCTCGCTAGTCGTCTAATTGACCGTCCCATGCGTCCCTTATTTCCCTCTTGGTTGCGGGATGATTTGCAAATAGTCGCTACTACCTTATCAATGGATGAATTAGTACCGCCAGATATCTTAGCGGTAACAGGCGCGTCTTTAGCAACGCTACTGGCTAAAATTCCTTTCAATGGCCCAATGGCAGCAGTAAGAGTTGGGTTAGTAGGAGACGATTTTATCATTAATCCTACCTACGCAGAGATCGAAGCTGGAGAATTGGACTTAGTAGTAGCAGGCTCTCCCGATGGCGTACTGATGATTGAAGCTGGAGCTAACCAGTTGCCAGAGCGAGATATTATCGAAGCGATTGATTTTGGCTACGAAGCAGTGCGGGACTTAATTCAAGCGCAACTAGACCTGATTGCGGAAATGGGTATTGAAAGGGTGACAGAAGTGCCACCGCAAGAAGATCAAACATTGCTTAACTTTATCAGCGATCGCGCCACTGATAAAGTTAAAGAAATCCTAGGGCGATTTGAAAAAGATAAAAATGTCCGCGATGCTGCTCTAGATGAAGTCAAAAAATCTATAGTCGAAGAAATTGCCGCATTACCAGAAGATGATTCAGTCCGAGTGGCAACGCAAACAAATAGTAAGGCTTTAGGCAACAACTTTAAAGCTTTAACCAAAAAACTCATGCGCCGTCAAATCATCGAAGACGGGGTTCGAGTTGATGGACGCAAACTAGACGAAGTGCGCCCAGTTTCTTGTCGCATTGACTTATTACCCAAACGGGTACATGGTAGCGGATTATTTAATCGGGGACTAACGCAGGTGTTATCTGCTTGTACTCTCGGTACTCCCGGAGATGCTCAAACCCTTTTAGACGACTTGCAACCAGACTTGCAAAAGAAACGCTACTTGCATCACTACAATTTCCCACCTTTTTCTGTAGGCGAAACTAAACCTTTACGCGCTCCAGGTCGGCGAGAAATTGGTCACGGAGCTTTAGCGGAAAGGTCGATTTTACCTGTACTACCATCAAAAGAAGATTTCCCCTACGTTATTCGCGTAGTATCAGAAATTCTTTCTTCCAATGGTTCAACCTCTATGGGTTCAGTCTGCGGCTCTACCTTAGCATTGATGGATGCGGGTGTACCAATTTCTAAACCTGTAAGCGGCGCAGCGATGGGTTTAATCAAAGAAGGCGACGAGGTGCGCGTCCTTACTGACATTCAAGGCATTGAAGACTTTTTAGGCGATATGGATTTCAAAGTTGCCGGGACAGACGCAGGAATTACCGCCTTGCAAATGGATATGAAAATTAGTGGTTTACCAATAGAAACCATTGCTAAAGCCATCGAGCAAGCACGTCCAGCTAGGCAGCATATTTTAGAGAAAATGCTGGAAGTAATTGATAAACCTCGCTCGGAGACTTCACCTTTTGCCCCTCGTTTACTAACAATTAAGATCGATTCGGAGTTAATTGGCTTAATTATTGGCCCTGGTGGTAAAACCATTAAAGGTATTACCGAAGAAACCGGCGCAAAAGTTGATATTGAAGATGATGGTACGGTAACAATTTCAGCTATTGATGAAAGCAAAGCTAAAAAAGCCCGTAACATCATTCAAGGCATGACCCGCAAGCTCAATGAAGGCGATGTTTACATTGGTCGCGTAACTCGAATCATTCCGATTGGCGCATTTATTGAATTTCTACCCGGTAAAGAAGGAATGGTTCATATTTCCCAACTTGCCGAACACCGTGTAGCCAAAGTTGAAGATGAATTGACCATTGGCGACGAAGTGGTTATAAAAATCCGTGAGGTTGACAACAAAGGGCGAATTAATCTTACCCGTTTAGGTATTCACCCCGACGAAGCCACCGCCGCTCGCGCATCGGCCGCCGTTAATCGTTAA
- a CDS encoding DEAD/DEAH box helicase yields the protein MAILHGSWLLQKQGSCLFVWGETWRSSVGLSESSTEIPNHPLAMTPEELIAWVSLQNPAVAKLFPRGVAKTPRKGTSIAKLDNNQLPSIQGIALPTHQDKTLLYPVHSAADVLDTNLLYPWQVEGFCFSPLEAMKLLTALPLGIEENSYLGGDLRFWAQVARWSWDVMSRAKFLPTLERLEDNTLTTRWRSLLDSYVDSGRLEQFAHNMPRSCLSYQQETNQVINLPLPPQTLIQDFLSNTIDAQVRTVVSSDLPTLPPLWKEWLQSLTRTSNTVKSEPGQLERLESSLNAWIAPMQYQLTAAQNRFRTCFELVPPTSDNNEWILAYSLQAVDEAEFLVKAAAIWQHPVESWVYQNREIENPQETFLRGLGLASRLYEPVAPSLESAYPESCTLTPLQAYDFIKSIAWRFEDNGLGVVLPPSLSSSGGWANRLGLKISNATPLQQQRLGLHSLLTLQWQLVIGGQTISKAEFDRLVALGSPLVEINGEWVELRSPDIKTAQNFFAARKNSLTLSLEDALRLSTGDTMAIEKLPVVSFEASGVLQELMTTLQDNNAIAVLPTPSKFKGELRPYQQRGFSWLVFLERWGLGACLADDMGLGKTAQLIAFLLHLQEQNALTQPTLVVCPTSVLGNWEREVKKFAPSLKVMIHHGDKRSKGEAFIKEVQKYEIVITSYALVYRDIKIFESVSWQGLVLDEAQNVKNSDSKQSQAVRQLKANFKIALTGTPVENRLGELWSILDFLNPGYLGAKQFFQRRFAMPIEKYGDAASLNTLRSLVQPFILRRLKSDRTIIQDLPEKQELTVFCGLSVDQASLYQQVVEDSLAQIESAEGVQRRGMILALLVKLKQICNHPAMIGEKAAKVNILPSDFDKKSGKLQRLQEMLEEVLAEGDRALIFTQFAEWGKLLKTHLEQQLNREVLFLYGSTTKTQREEMIDRFQHDPQAPPIFILSLKAGGVGLNLTRANHVFHFDRWWNPAVENQATDRVFRIGQKRNVLVHKFVCTGTLEEKINAMIESKKELAEQIVGAGEQWLTELDTNGLRDLLILDRDAAISDIRPFLV from the coding sequence ATGGCAATTTTACACGGTAGTTGGTTACTGCAAAAGCAAGGTAGTTGTTTATTTGTTTGGGGAGAAACTTGGCGGAGTTCCGTAGGATTATCAGAAAGTTCTACAGAGATACCTAATCACCCGTTGGCGATGACACCAGAGGAATTAATAGCTTGGGTATCTCTACAAAACCCAGCAGTGGCTAAATTATTTCCTCGTGGGGTAGCAAAAACTCCTCGAAAAGGGACAAGTATTGCCAAGCTAGATAATAATCAACTACCTTCCATTCAAGGGATTGCGCTACCAACCCACCAAGATAAAACTCTACTGTATCCGGTACATTCGGCGGCGGACGTGCTAGACACTAATTTGTTGTACCCTTGGCAAGTTGAGGGATTTTGCTTTAGCCCGTTAGAAGCGATGAAACTGCTAACAGCTTTACCTTTGGGAATTGAAGAAAATTCTTATTTGGGTGGAGATTTGCGTTTTTGGGCGCAAGTTGCTAGGTGGAGTTGGGATGTCATGAGTAGGGCTAAGTTTTTGCCTACTTTAGAAAGACTTGAAGACAATACGCTCACAACCAGATGGCGGAGTCTTTTAGATAGTTATGTCGATTCGGGGCGCTTAGAACAATTTGCCCATAATATGCCTCGTTCTTGCCTATCCTATCAGCAGGAAACCAACCAAGTAATAAATTTACCATTACCGCCGCAAACACTAATTCAAGACTTCCTTAGCAATACCATAGATGCTCAAGTGCGAACGGTGGTTAGTAGCGATTTGCCTACCTTACCGCCTCTATGGAAAGAATGGCTACAAAGTTTAACTCGCACCAGTAATACTGTTAAATCAGAGCCAGGGCAACTAGAGCGGCTGGAATCGTCTTTAAATGCTTGGATTGCGCCAATGCAATATCAACTAACGGCGGCTCAAAATCGTTTTCGGACTTGTTTTGAGTTAGTGCCGCCAACCTCTGATAATAATGAGTGGATTTTGGCGTATTCTCTCCAGGCTGTAGATGAAGCGGAGTTTTTAGTAAAAGCGGCGGCTATTTGGCAACATCCGGTTGAAAGTTGGGTGTATCAAAATCGAGAAATAGAAAACCCTCAAGAAACTTTTTTACGCGGCTTGGGTTTGGCTTCTAGATTATACGAACCCGTTGCCCCTAGTTTAGAATCTGCTTATCCTGAAAGCTGTACTTTGACTCCGTTACAAGCTTATGATTTTATTAAGTCTATCGCTTGGCGGTTTGAAGATAATGGCTTAGGGGTAGTTCTACCGCCGAGCTTAAGTAGTAGCGGCGGTTGGGCTAATCGTTTGGGCTTAAAAATTAGCAATGCTACTCCCCTACAACAGCAACGTTTAGGATTGCACAGTTTACTAACCTTGCAGTGGCAATTAGTGATTGGCGGGCAAACTATATCAAAAGCCGAGTTCGATCGCCTTGTAGCGCTGGGTAGCCCCCTTGTAGAGATAAATGGGGAATGGGTAGAACTACGATCGCCTGATATTAAAACTGCCCAAAACTTTTTTGCCGCTCGTAAAAATAGCTTGACATTATCCCTAGAAGATGCTCTGCGCCTGAGTACCGGGGATACAATGGCAATTGAAAAGTTGCCAGTAGTCAGTTTTGAAGCTTCGGGAGTGCTTCAGGAATTGATGACTACATTGCAAGATAATAATGCGATCGCAGTTTTACCAACACCAAGCAAGTTTAAAGGAGAGTTGCGCCCTTATCAACAAAGGGGTTTTAGCTGGTTGGTATTTTTAGAACGTTGGGGTTTGGGTGCGTGTTTAGCTGATGATATGGGTTTAGGAAAAACAGCACAGTTAATCGCCTTTCTACTACATCTGCAAGAACAAAACGCCTTGACACAGCCAACGTTGGTAGTTTGTCCTACTTCGGTATTAGGTAACTGGGAACGAGAGGTCAAAAAGTTTGCACCTAGCTTAAAAGTAATGATTCATCACGGCGATAAACGCTCTAAAGGTGAGGCTTTTATTAAAGAAGTGCAGAAGTATGAAATTGTGATTACAAGTTATGCGTTAGTGTACCGGGATATTAAGATATTTGAAAGTGTTTCTTGGCAAGGATTGGTATTAGATGAAGCGCAAAATGTCAAAAACTCTGACTCTAAACAATCCCAAGCAGTTAGACAATTAAAAGCTAATTTTAAAATTGCTCTAACTGGTACGCCTGTCGAAAATAGATTAGGGGAATTATGGTCAATTTTAGACTTTCTCAATCCGGGTTATTTGGGCGCTAAACAGTTTTTTCAACGGCGATTTGCCATGCCAATTGAAAAGTATGGCGATGCAGCTTCTTTAAATACATTAAGATCCCTGGTACAGCCTTTTATTCTGCGGCGATTGAAAAGCGATCGCACGATCATCCAAGATTTGCCAGAAAAGCAAGAACTGACCGTGTTTTGCGGACTTTCGGTAGACCAAGCAAGCCTTTATCAGCAAGTAGTTGAAGACTCTTTAGCTCAAATAGAATCGGCGGAAGGCGTACAGCGTCGCGGCATGATTTTAGCGTTACTTGTGAAGCTAAAACAAATCTGCAATCATCCAGCGATGATAGGAGAAAAAGCAGCAAAAGTAAATATATTACCTAGCGATTTTGATAAAAAATCGGGTAAATTGCAGCGTTTGCAGGAAATGTTAGAGGAAGTTTTAGCCGAAGGCGATCGCGCTTTAATTTTTACTCAGTTTGCCGAATGGGGAAAGTTATTAAAAACCCATTTAGAACAACAGTTAAATAGAGAAGTTTTGTTTTTGTATGGAAGCACTACAAAGACGCAAAGAGAAGAAATGATTGATCGTTTCCAGCACGATCCGCAAGCGCCGCCAATCTTTATTCTTTCCCTTAAAGCTGGTGGCGTAGGGTTGAATTTGACGAGAGCAAATCATGTTTTTCACTTCGATCGCTGGTGGAATCCTGCCGTTGAAAATCAAGCAACTGACCGCGTATTTAGAATTGGTCAAAAGCGGAATGTTTTAGTACATAAATTTGTTTGTACTGGCACTTTAGAAGAAAAAATCAATGCCATGATTGAAAGCAAAAAAGAACTAGCCGAACAAATAGTAGGCGCAGGGGAACAATGGTTAACGGAATTAGATACTAACGGATTGCGGGACTTATTGATTTTAGATCGAGATGCGGCGATTTCTGACATACGCCCTTTTTTGGTATAA
- a CDS encoding phycobiliprotein lyase, with protein sequence MDITEFFELSAGKWFSHRTSHHLAFKQAEDGKSDITIEMLAKDDPEVIKLCQQYEIDPALATCGARVNWNGTMEWDEEKHTGSTVLVTIPDTDDPSRGKLLREMGYAEKAPVAGSYAMGSDDALTLTTEYETMYSEERLWFASPNLRMRVSVLKRFGGFSMASFTSEIRTGGLKPTSETVTSSAS encoded by the coding sequence ATGGATATTACAGAGTTTTTTGAACTAAGCGCTGGTAAATGGTTCTCTCACCGTACTAGCCACCACTTAGCTTTTAAGCAAGCTGAAGACGGCAAATCAGATATAACAATTGAAATGTTGGCTAAAGACGATCCAGAAGTCATTAAGCTTTGTCAGCAATACGAAATCGATCCTGCCTTGGCTACCTGCGGCGCTAGAGTTAATTGGAATGGAACAATGGAATGGGACGAAGAAAAGCATACAGGTTCGACAGTATTAGTCACCATACCCGATACAGACGATCCTAGTCGCGGTAAATTGCTGCGAGAAATGGGTTATGCCGAAAAAGCGCCAGTAGCAGGTAGTTATGCTATGGGTAGCGATGACGCATTAACCTTAACTACTGAGTACGAAACCATGTATTCAGAAGAAAGATTATGGTTTGCAAGTCCCAATTTAAGAATGCGAGTTAGCGTATTAAAGCGCTTTGGTGGTTTCAGTATGGCTTCCTTTACTTCCGAAATTCGCACAGGTGGATTAAAACCAACTTCTGAAACGGTTACATCATCAGCAAGTTGA